The following proteins come from a genomic window of Pseudomonas putida:
- a CDS encoding exonuclease SbcCD subunit D C-terminal domain-containing protein — protein MRLFHTSDWHLGQSLHGQERDFEHACFLEWLLGQLHLRQPDALLIAGDIFDTVNPPVKAQERLYDFIVQAHEQQPKLDIVMIAGNHDSGSRIELPAALMRRLRTHALGRVHWLDEGQLDAERLLIPLTNGRGKVAAWCLALPFLRPAEVTGPQLGDDYLQGINQVHQQLIAAAQKKRKKDQALVAISHAHMAGGAVSEDSERSLIIGNAEALPAKLFDKAISYVALGHLHKPQKVNRETRIRYSGSPIPLSFAEINYPHQVLEVELEGTELVSVEARPVPRAVALQRIGPAPLGELLEQLAELPEIDLLEDPNRQPWLEVRVRLDEPQPDLRQQIENALQGKAVRLIRISTEYAGQGNEQDDDQAFVELAQMTPQDLFSRAWEQAYGNPVDEQALADFALLLQDVQLEEEQP, from the coding sequence ATGCGTCTGTTTCACACCTCCGACTGGCACCTGGGCCAAAGCCTGCACGGCCAGGAACGCGACTTCGAACACGCCTGCTTCCTCGAATGGCTGCTCGGCCAGCTGCACCTGCGCCAGCCCGACGCGCTGCTGATCGCCGGTGATATCTTCGACACGGTCAACCCACCGGTCAAAGCCCAGGAGCGGCTTTACGACTTCATCGTCCAGGCCCACGAGCAACAGCCGAAGCTGGACATCGTGATGATCGCCGGCAACCATGACTCCGGCTCGCGCATCGAGCTGCCTGCCGCGCTCATGCGCCGCCTGCGCACCCACGCGCTGGGCCGTGTGCACTGGCTCGACGAAGGCCAGCTGGATGCCGAACGCCTGCTGATCCCACTGACCAACGGCCGCGGCAAGGTGGCCGCCTGGTGCCTGGCCCTGCCCTTCCTGCGCCCGGCCGAGGTCACCGGCCCGCAGTTGGGCGACGACTACCTGCAGGGCATCAACCAGGTGCACCAGCAACTGATCGCGGCCGCGCAGAAAAAACGCAAGAAGGACCAGGCGCTGGTCGCCATCAGCCACGCGCACATGGCCGGCGGTGCTGTGTCCGAAGACTCCGAGCGCAGCCTGATCATCGGTAACGCCGAGGCCCTTCCGGCCAAACTGTTCGACAAGGCCATCAGCTACGTTGCCCTGGGCCACCTGCACAAGCCGCAGAAGGTCAACCGCGAAACCCGCATACGTTATAGCGGCTCGCCGATCCCATTGTCGTTCGCTGAAATCAACTATCCGCACCAGGTGCTGGAAGTCGAGCTCGAGGGCACTGAACTGGTCAGCGTCGAAGCGCGCCCGGTGCCCCGTGCCGTAGCCCTGCAACGCATCGGCCCGGCGCCGCTGGGCGAATTGCTCGAACAGCTCGCCGAGCTACCTGAGATCGACTTGCTCGAAGACCCCAACCGCCAGCCCTGGCTGGAGGTACGCGTGCGCTTGGACGAGCCTCAGCCGGACCTGCGCCAGCAGATCGAAAACGCCCTGCAAGGCAAGGCGGTGCGGCTGATTCGTATCAGTACCGAATATGCCGGCCAGGGCAACGAGCAGGACGACGACCAGGCATTCGTGGAACTGGCACAGATGACCCCGCAGGACCTGTTCAGCCGCGCTTGGGAACAGGCCTACGGCAACCCCGTCGACGAGCAGGCCCTGGCCGACTTCGCCCTGCTGCTGCAGGACGTCCAGCTGGAAGAGGAGCAGCCATGA
- a CDS encoding lactonase family protein codes for MNPTWTSLLTASLMSLTLNAQAVTLLVGSYTDGASQGIYRYQFDSKTGLISPTPQQVVKSVSPSWLVLSADQRQLFAVNEAPKGHASSFSVSSKGEIKPLNQVATRGDEPTHASLSRDQRYLFVANYAVAPDPGGSLVVIPVAKDGKLKDVVQQAGHAPSGVNPERQAGAHVHSVVLSPDGSHLYASDLGADRVFIYRYDGASTDRPLSPAIPASVELPAGSGPRHLLFDAKGRHAYLTLEMSAEVVMFDVDDAALRERQRLPLTEQQDAAAKAAGGLHLSADGRFLYVSNRGTANEIVAFSVGKDDGQLAFLQRRSVEGDHPREFALDPSDNFLLVANQKSNQIVVMRRDPRTGKLGETVQTLAQDAPSDLKFIE; via the coding sequence ATGAACCCGACCTGGACGAGCCTGCTGACCGCTAGTCTCATGAGCCTGACTTTGAATGCCCAGGCCGTCACGCTGCTGGTGGGCAGTTATACCGATGGTGCGAGCCAAGGTATCTACCGTTACCAGTTCGACAGCAAAACTGGCCTCATCAGCCCTACGCCGCAGCAGGTGGTCAAGAGCGTCAGCCCTTCCTGGCTGGTGCTTTCGGCGGATCAGCGGCAACTGTTCGCGGTTAATGAGGCGCCAAAGGGACACGCCAGCAGTTTCAGCGTGAGTAGCAAGGGTGAGATCAAGCCGCTGAACCAGGTTGCCACCCGCGGCGATGAACCTACGCATGCCAGCCTCAGCCGCGACCAGCGTTACCTGTTCGTTGCCAACTACGCCGTTGCTCCAGACCCGGGCGGCAGCCTGGTGGTGATACCGGTGGCCAAAGACGGCAAACTCAAGGATGTGGTGCAGCAGGCCGGACACGCGCCCAGTGGGGTGAACCCCGAGCGCCAGGCCGGTGCCCATGTGCATTCAGTGGTGCTGTCGCCGGACGGTAGTCACCTGTATGCCAGTGACCTGGGAGCCGATAGGGTATTCATCTACCGCTACGACGGCGCCAGCACCGACCGCCCGCTAAGCCCGGCCATCCCCGCATCGGTCGAACTGCCAGCTGGCAGCGGCCCGCGTCACCTGTTGTTCGATGCCAAGGGGCGGCATGCCTATCTGACGCTGGAAATGAGCGCCGAAGTGGTCATGTTCGATGTCGATGATGCTGCCCTGCGCGAACGCCAGCGCCTGCCGCTGACCGAGCAGCAGGACGCGGCGGCAAAGGCGGCAGGCGGCCTGCACCTCTCGGCGGACGGGCGTTTTCTTTATGTGAGCAATCGCGGCACGGCCAATGAGATCGTTGCATTCAGTGTGGGCAAGGATGATGGGCAGCTTGCCTTCCTGCAGCGTCGATCGGTGGAGGGCGACCATCCTCGGGAGTTTGCCCTGGACCCGAGTGACAACTTCCTGCTGGTGGCCAACCAGAAGAGCAACCAGATCGTGGTCATGCGCCGCGATCCGCGTACGGGCAAGCTGGGTGAGACTGTGCAGACCCTGGCACAGGACGCACCTTCGGATCTGAAGTTTATCGAGTGA
- a CDS encoding AAA family ATPase — protein sequence MKILAIRLKNLASLAGPVDIDFTAEPLASAGLFAITGPTGAGKSTLLDALCLALFGTVPRLNDIGREAKVPDADGEIPTSDPRNLLRRGTGSGFAEVDFVGVDGHRYRARWEANRARDKANGKLQLSRQSLYDLDSEQVLGSGKNEYKQQIEARLGLNFEQFTRAVMLAQSEFGAFLKADDKERSELLEKLTNTAIYTRLGQRAFSKAREAGEAHNALKDRASHLLPMAAEARAELDKRLEQAQQHLKAEQARQRQLEQQRTWLNEQRQLQTQLSEAGAALHTAEQNWQAMAEQRLDLQRLERLAPQRHQFHRQQALTAQLTPLAAQIAEQQQLQADLLERTQELELALVAARQTLADSQTKHSESAPRLRQAFAGQDSLTRLDAELEAQRTARQQADLHVAEGQQQLQQLDEQQQRSLQQLAQIDAALADSQHLAGLANAWQAYLPQLKQVMLIGGRLSKGREELPGLQASASEANAQWQAQHDAFELLFREAKAEPQALAEQIDLLGNMLQDNRKQQRAVEELARLHGREQELRSQLDGLRERQQHAMQQRQQLIGEGTAAKAELEAAEQALNLTRQLLERQRLARNTSVEELRGQLRDGEPCPVCGSAEHPFHQPEALLQSLGRHDQVEVDAAQKHVDTLNGKLVELRTQLGVVNAQLKDHQQQQAQLGEQLQPLVAHVQSHPLWPALAPQDDKARTVWLESQLKRLDNEIKQDEKRQSALLALQKDAARLTQQLQAAQEARQQAQRHLDHQHQALANDEQHLQQGLDDLASVLPADVLKALSDDPANAFLSLDQQIAQRLQQLEQRKDEQDEQHARQLQLDKLRDQQQTRLQAQQQLQHTLAALDEQRLQAQAQLAALLGEHTSAEAWQHHLEVHLEQARALDAQTAERLQALRNQGVQLAAELKANTQRQQALEHECQQLQGEIAQWRSEHPELDDSGLDRLLAMDDSQLSTLRQHLQAAENAIEQGRVLLQEREQRLQQHAAQAQGDVNGEDLEQSLAGLAEQLNVQEQQCAELRAQQADDQRRQQAYQALACEIEQAYQQWQRWARLNALIGSASGDVFRKIAQGYNLDLLLHHANAQLRQLARRYRLKRGGSALGLLVLDTEMGDELRSVHSLSGGETFLVSLALALGLASMASSTLRIESLFIDEGFGSLDPESLQLAMDALDGLQAQGRKVAVISHVQEMHERIPVQIQVRRQGNGLSDVEVCG from the coding sequence ATGAAGATTCTCGCCATTCGCCTGAAGAACCTGGCATCCCTGGCCGGCCCGGTCGACATCGACTTCACCGCCGAACCCCTGGCCAGCGCAGGCCTGTTCGCCATCACCGGGCCTACCGGCGCCGGCAAGAGCACCTTGCTCGATGCACTGTGCCTGGCGCTGTTCGGCACTGTGCCGCGGCTCAATGACATCGGCCGCGAAGCCAAGGTGCCAGATGCCGATGGCGAAATCCCCACCTCGGACCCGCGCAACCTGCTGCGCCGCGGCACCGGCAGCGGCTTTGCCGAGGTCGACTTCGTCGGCGTCGACGGCCACCGCTACCGCGCGCGCTGGGAAGCCAACCGTGCCCGCGACAAGGCCAATGGCAAGCTGCAACTGAGCCGTCAGAGCCTCTATGACCTGGACAGTGAGCAGGTGCTGGGCAGTGGCAAGAACGAATACAAACAACAGATCGAAGCCCGTCTGGGGCTCAACTTCGAGCAGTTCACCCGCGCCGTGATGCTGGCCCAGAGTGAATTCGGCGCCTTCCTCAAGGCCGACGACAAAGAACGCAGCGAACTGCTGGAAAAGCTCACCAACACCGCGATCTACACGCGCCTTGGCCAGCGTGCCTTCAGCAAGGCCCGCGAAGCCGGCGAAGCGCACAACGCGCTGAAAGACCGCGCCAGCCACCTGCTGCCGATGGCCGCCGAAGCCCGAGCCGAGCTGGACAAGCGCCTGGAGCAGGCGCAACAACATCTCAAGGCCGAGCAAGCCCGCCAGCGTCAGCTGGAGCAACAGCGCACCTGGCTCAACGAGCAACGCCAGTTGCAGACCCAACTCAGCGAAGCCGGTGCCGCCCTGCACACTGCCGAGCAAAACTGGCAAGCAATGGCCGAGCAACGCCTCGACCTGCAGCGCCTGGAACGCCTGGCCCCGCAACGGCACCAGTTCCATCGCCAGCAAGCACTGACCGCGCAACTGACGCCGTTGGCGGCGCAGATCGCCGAGCAACAACAGCTGCAAGCTGATCTGCTGGAGCGCACCCAGGAGCTGGAGCTTGCGCTGGTTGCAGCGCGCCAGACACTGGCCGACAGCCAGACGAAACACAGCGAAAGTGCCCCGCGCTTGCGCCAGGCGTTTGCCGGCCAGGACAGCCTAACGCGCCTAGACGCTGAGCTGGAGGCGCAACGCACGGCCAGGCAGCAGGCCGACCTGCACGTCGCCGAAGGCCAACAGCAGTTGCAGCAACTGGACGAACAACAGCAGCGCAGCCTGCAACAGCTGGCGCAGATCGACGCGGCCTTGGCAGACAGCCAGCACCTGGCCGGGCTGGCCAATGCCTGGCAGGCCTACCTGCCCCAACTCAAGCAAGTGATGCTGATTGGCGGGCGCCTGAGCAAGGGCCGTGAGGAACTGCCCGGCCTGCAGGCCAGCGCCAGCGAAGCCAATGCGCAGTGGCAGGCCCAGCATGACGCGTTCGAGCTGTTGTTCCGCGAAGCCAAAGCAGAGCCGCAGGCGCTGGCTGAGCAGATCGACCTGCTCGGCAACATGCTGCAGGACAATCGCAAGCAGCAGCGGGCGGTCGAAGAACTGGCGCGCCTGCATGGCCGCGAGCAGGAGCTGCGCAGTCAACTCGATGGTCTGCGTGAACGTCAGCAGCACGCCATGCAGCAACGCCAACAGCTGATTGGTGAAGGCACCGCAGCCAAGGCGGAGCTGGAAGCGGCCGAGCAAGCGCTCAACCTCACCCGCCAGTTGCTGGAGCGTCAGCGCCTGGCGCGCAATACCAGCGTCGAAGAGCTGCGCGGCCAACTGCGTGACGGCGAACCGTGCCCGGTCTGTGGCAGCGCCGAACACCCGTTCCACCAGCCTGAGGCTTTGCTGCAGAGTCTGGGCCGACATGATCAGGTCGAAGTAGATGCTGCGCAGAAGCACGTCGATACTCTCAACGGCAAACTGGTCGAGCTACGCACTCAGCTTGGCGTGGTCAACGCCCAGCTCAAGGACCATCAGCAGCAACAGGCGCAGCTGGGCGAACAGTTGCAGCCGCTGGTCGCACACGTACAGTCGCACCCCCTCTGGCCTGCCCTGGCGCCACAGGACGACAAGGCCCGTACAGTGTGGTTGGAAAGCCAGCTGAAGCGCCTGGACAATGAGATCAAACAGGACGAGAAGCGCCAAAGCGCCCTGCTTGCCCTGCAAAAAGACGCTGCCCGCCTCACACAGCAATTACAAGCCGCACAGGAGGCGCGGCAACAGGCCCAGCGCCACCTGGACCACCAGCACCAAGCCCTGGCCAACGATGAACAGCATCTGCAACAAGGCCTTGATGACTTGGCCAGTGTGTTGCCGGCCGATGTACTGAAGGCCTTGAGTGATGATCCGGCCAATGCCTTCCTGAGCCTCGACCAGCAGATCGCGCAGCGCCTGCAGCAGCTGGAACAGCGCAAGGACGAGCAGGACGAACAGCACGCGCGCCAACTGCAACTGGACAAGCTGCGCGATCAGCAGCAGACGCGCCTGCAGGCTCAGCAACAGCTGCAGCATACTCTCGCAGCCCTCGACGAGCAGCGTCTGCAGGCTCAGGCGCAGCTGGCCGCGCTACTCGGCGAACACACCAGCGCCGAAGCCTGGCAACACCACCTGGAGGTGCACCTGGAGCAGGCCCGCGCCCTTGATGCCCAGACTGCTGAGCGCCTGCAGGCGCTGCGCAACCAGGGCGTGCAACTGGCCGCAGAGCTCAAGGCCAATACCCAGCGCCAGCAGGCACTGGAGCACGAGTGCCAGCAGCTTCAGGGCGAAATTGCCCAATGGCGCAGCGAACATCCCGAACTGGATGACAGCGGGCTCGATCGCTTGCTGGCCATGGACGACTCCCAGCTGAGTACGCTGCGCCAGCACCTGCAGGCAGCAGAAAATGCCATCGAGCAAGGCCGCGTGCTGCTCCAGGAGCGTGAGCAGCGCCTGCAACAGCACGCCGCTCAAGCACAGGGTGACGTGAACGGCGAAGACCTTGAGCAATCACTGGCCGGCCTTGCCGAGCAACTGAACGTTCAGGAGCAGCAGTGCGCTGAGTTGCGCGCGCAGCAGGCTGACGACCAGCGTCGCCAGCAGGCATACCAGGCCCTTGCCTGCGAAATCGAACAGGCCTACCAACAGTGGCAGCGCTGGGCACGCCTGAACGCGCTGATCGGTTCGGCCTCTGGCGATGTGTTCCGCAAGATCGCCCAGGGCTACAACCTTGACCTGCTGCTGCACCATGCAAACGCCCAATTGCGCCAACTGGCGCGGCGCTATCGCCTCAAACGTGGCGGCAGCGCCCTGGGGCTGCTGGTGCTGGACACCGAAATGGGCGACGAACTGCGCTCGGTGCACTCGCTGTCCGGCGGTGAGACCTTCCTGGTGTCGCTGGCCCTGGCCCTGGGCCTGGCCTCGATGGCGTCGAGCACCCTGCGTATCGAGTCGCTGTTCATCGACGAGGGGTTCGGCAGCCTCGACCCTGAGTCGCTTCAGTTGGCCATGGACGCCCTCGACGGTCTGCAGGCGCAGGGCCGCAAGGTGGCGGTGATCTCCCACGTGCAAGAGATGCACGAGCGCATTCCGGTGCAGATCCAGGTGCGTCGCCAGGGCAACGGCCTGAGTGATGTCGAGGTGTGCGGGTGA
- a CDS encoding glutathione S-transferase, with protein sequence MILFSFRRCPWAMRARLALHYAGCEVHIREVAMKNKPAELLALSPKGTVPVLDTGEGALEESLDIMRWALERNDPQDWRLQADPAAAQQADRLIARNDSEFKAQVNLYKYAERYPEHTREHYRQKAEAWLAELEHLLEGRPYLLANHPSLVDAALLPLMRQFAGVEPQWFAEAAYPRVRSWLEGWLASELFKAVMAK encoded by the coding sequence GTGATCCTTTTCTCGTTTCGCCGTTGCCCTTGGGCCATGCGTGCGCGCCTGGCCCTGCACTATGCCGGGTGCGAGGTACACATCCGCGAAGTTGCGATGAAGAACAAGCCGGCCGAGTTGCTGGCTTTATCACCCAAGGGGACGGTCCCGGTGCTCGACACCGGCGAAGGCGCGCTGGAGGAAAGCCTGGACATCATGCGCTGGGCGCTTGAGCGCAATGACCCGCAGGACTGGCGGCTGCAGGCTGACCCCGCAGCCGCACAACAGGCTGACCGGCTTATTGCCCGCAACGACAGCGAGTTCAAGGCGCAGGTCAACCTGTACAAATATGCCGAGCGATACCCCGAGCACACACGCGAGCATTACCGCCAGAAGGCCGAGGCCTGGCTGGCGGAGCTTGAACACCTGCTAGAGGGCCGGCCCTACCTGCTGGCCAACCATCCAAGCCTGGTCGACGCCGCGCTGTTGCCCCTGATGCGCCAGTTTGCCGGGGTCGAACCGCAGTGGTTCGCCGAGGCGGCTTATCCGCGTGTGCGGAGCTGGCTGGAGGGGTGGTTGGCGTCTGAGCTGTTCAAGGCGGTGATGGCCAAGTGA
- a CDS encoding DUF5629 family protein, with protein sequence MSPLATALASCDMLLIDGLHAFDFNLDETGLTVECMDGRQHRRWTFTAEQVAAAIGAGDEWQLHDAQGEHRLVCMSAFRAPDEDDDEPDLDEPADR encoded by the coding sequence ATGTCCCCCCTCGCCACCGCCCTCGCATCCTGCGACATGCTACTGATCGATGGCCTGCACGCCTTCGACTTCAATCTCGATGAAACAGGCCTGACGGTCGAATGCATGGACGGCCGCCAACATCGGCGCTGGACCTTCACTGCCGAACAGGTCGCCGCCGCCATCGGTGCCGGTGACGAGTGGCAACTGCACGATGCCCAGGGCGAGCATCGTCTAGTCTGTATGAGTGCCTTTCGCGCCCCGGATGAAGACGACGATGAACCCGACCTGGACGAGCCTGCTGACCGCTAG